A genomic region of Ferroacidibacillus organovorans contains the following coding sequences:
- a CDS encoding metal-dependent hydrolase — protein sequence MKVTFLGHAALLVETENHRILFDPFLTGNGTASVTAEEVEADVILLTHAHSDHVGDTVAIAKRTGAQVVAVFELAAWLMGQGIQVHPMHLGGSHTFDFGRVKYTLAFHGAGIETPDGILYGGNPAGILLTADGKTLYHAGDTALFGDMKLIGDMNEIDLAVLPIGDNFTMGPEDAVVAATWLHPKAVLPVHYNTFPLIAQDGQAFGHAVERHGIHAYILEPGQSVEI from the coding sequence ATGAAAGTCACCTTTTTAGGTCACGCAGCACTTCTTGTCGAAACGGAAAACCATCGCATTCTATTCGACCCCTTTCTTACTGGAAACGGCACCGCGTCGGTTACTGCGGAGGAGGTCGAGGCAGACGTCATCCTCTTGACGCACGCGCACAGCGATCACGTGGGCGACACGGTGGCAATCGCGAAGCGGACAGGCGCGCAGGTCGTAGCCGTGTTTGAACTCGCCGCCTGGTTGATGGGGCAAGGCATCCAGGTTCATCCGATGCATTTGGGCGGTTCGCACACGTTCGATTTTGGGAGAGTGAAGTACACCCTCGCGTTTCACGGGGCAGGCATCGAAACGCCAGACGGCATCCTTTACGGCGGCAATCCGGCGGGGATCCTGCTCACTGCTGACGGAAAGACACTCTATCACGCGGGTGACACTGCGCTGTTTGGCGATATGAAGCTGATCGGTGACATGAATGAGATTGACCTTGCCGTGCTTCCCATCGGAGACAACTTTACCATGGGACCCGAAGACGCGGTGGTGGCGGCGACCTGGCTTCATCCGAAGGCTGTCTTGCCTGTACACTACAACACCTTCCCGCTCATCGCGCAGGATGGACAGGCGTTTGGACACGCTGTCGAGCGGCATGGCATTCACGCATACATCCTCGAACCTGGACAGTCTGTCGAAATTTAA
- a CDS encoding YlbF family regulator, translating into MNPYDCAHELARAIRESEGFRAMKAAKEKIEPDEKAKEMLNDFHLKQLQFEQKRILGQEPTAEEQEGLHKLYEILQMHQPVREYLQAEYQLSVLMQDVQKVLGDLFLDVSVTR; encoded by the coding sequence GTGAATCCGTACGACTGCGCACACGAGCTTGCCCGCGCGATCCGTGAATCGGAAGGGTTTCGTGCGATGAAAGCGGCGAAAGAAAAGATCGAACCGGATGAAAAAGCGAAAGAGATGTTGAATGACTTTCATTTGAAGCAGCTTCAATTCGAGCAAAAACGCATTCTCGGACAGGAGCCGACAGCAGAAGAGCAAGAAGGGTTACATAAGCTGTATGAGATTCTGCAGATGCATCAGCCAGTGCGCGAATATCTTCAGGCAGAGTATCAATTGAGCGTTCTCATGCAGGATGTGCAGAAGGTTCTCGGTGATCTCTTTTTGGATGTGTCGGTAACGCGCTAA
- a CDS encoding HD-GYP domain-containing protein produces the protein MANDVWNLSAGNPSYRAVFAIAAACVYLVVHYIIFFVVIYSLNKDGVVERFKKHILNIWAPELSLSFLGVVWALLYAKYGIWSTVVPFALFFFIRAMLNRQIKDAKTIENYAHRLEEQYEATIRTMAMAVDKRDPFTAGHSRRVAGLTKVIAAEVGGFPDEKEVYFSGLLHDVGKISVPDSVLLKPGKLEDDEWAQMKMHPEIGHQMLLDAVASDTILHAVRSHHEWMIGRGYPDGLQGEQIPLIARIVSVADAFDAMVSNRIYRKGMPIAEAKRRLLEGGGTQFDRGVVDSFVAVLDRISKEELLELGYGDQPPNSDVEPLEEISLTNPRLDERLRHMEEMRLMSEGRLGEGPVFDQDSSENPTGVRRFLSGQGEAAATDE, from the coding sequence ATGGCGAATGATGTTTGGAATCTCTCGGCTGGTAATCCAAGCTATCGGGCAGTGTTTGCAATTGCCGCTGCATGTGTATACCTTGTTGTGCATTATATCATTTTTTTCGTTGTAATATATTCACTGAATAAAGACGGAGTAGTGGAGCGCTTCAAAAAACACATCTTGAATATCTGGGCGCCGGAACTGTCGCTCTCCTTTCTCGGCGTGGTGTGGGCGCTGCTTTACGCGAAATACGGGATTTGGTCGACGGTGGTGCCGTTTGCGCTTTTCTTTTTCATCCGTGCGATGCTGAACCGCCAGATCAAAGACGCGAAGACGATCGAGAACTATGCACATCGACTTGAGGAGCAGTATGAGGCGACGATTCGGACGATGGCGATGGCGGTGGATAAGCGCGATCCGTTTACGGCGGGGCACTCACGGCGAGTTGCTGGACTGACAAAGGTGATCGCGGCGGAGGTCGGCGGCTTTCCGGATGAGAAAGAGGTCTATTTCAGCGGTCTATTGCACGACGTGGGGAAGATTTCGGTGCCTGACTCGGTGCTTTTGAAACCGGGGAAATTAGAGGACGACGAGTGGGCCCAGATGAAGATGCATCCGGAGATTGGTCATCAAATGCTTCTGGACGCAGTCGCGAGTGATACGATTCTTCACGCGGTGCGCTCTCATCACGAGTGGATGATCGGTCGCGGCTATCCGGACGGGTTGCAGGGGGAACAAATTCCGCTCATCGCGCGCATCGTCAGCGTCGCGGATGCGTTTGACGCGATGGTGTCAAACCGCATCTACCGCAAGGGTATGCCGATTGCTGAGGCGAAACGAAGGCTGCTGGAGGGAGGCGGCACGCAGTTTGACCGGGGTGTGGTCGATTCGTTTGTCGCAGTGCTCGACCGCATCTCAAAGGAAGAACTGCTGGAACTTGGGTACGGGGATCAACCGCCAAACAGTGACGTCGAGCCGCTCGAAGAGATCAGTTTGACGAACCCTCGTCTGGATGAACGATTGAGACACATGGAAGAGATGCGCCTCATGAGTGAAGGGCGTTTGGGTGAGGGGCCTGTGTTCGACCAGGATTCGAGTGAGAATCCAACTGGCGTGAGGCGTTTCCTCAGTGGACAGGGCGAGGCGGCTGCGACGGACGAATAG
- a CDS encoding DUF5317 family protein — MQLIVIGLAVIFAFIRGGRELILPNFVWKRLLLVSIGLQLVSFVFPVLKIALVDLSYAVALLFLYLNYKIVELRFALVGVAMNAIEIWLNGGAMPTIHVAAMNKLTVDLLQQHTQWHQFLTGKTVFPYFADIFYMSVPYRAIYSVGDFLIALSIGMLLQRVMGKPLFYENKRL, encoded by the coding sequence TTGCAACTGATCGTCATTGGACTCGCGGTAATCTTTGCATTTATCCGGGGTGGCAGGGAGTTGATCCTCCCGAATTTCGTGTGGAAACGGTTGCTGCTTGTCTCTATTGGTTTGCAACTCGTTTCTTTTGTGTTTCCTGTGCTGAAGATCGCCTTGGTTGATCTATCATACGCGGTGGCTCTGTTGTTTCTGTATTTGAATTACAAGATCGTGGAGCTGCGGTTTGCACTGGTTGGCGTTGCGATGAACGCAATTGAGATCTGGCTGAACGGCGGTGCAATGCCCACCATTCACGTTGCAGCGATGAACAAACTGACAGTTGATTTGCTTCAGCAACATACGCAGTGGCACCAATTTCTTACGGGAAAAACAGTGTTTCCTTATTTTGCAGATATTTTTTATATGAGTGTTCCCTACAGAGCAATCTACAGTGTTGGCGATTTTTTGATCGCATTGTCCATTGGCATGCTTTTGCAAAGAGTGATGGGTAAGCCACTATTTTATGAGAACAAGAGGTTGTGA
- the tkt gene encoding transketolase → MSASSIDALSINTIRTLSIDSVEKANSGHPGLPMGSAPMAYVLWTQFLKHNPADAAWPNRDRFVLSAGHGSMLLYSLLHLFGYGLTREDLMQFRQWGSKTPGHPEFGHTRGVETTTGPLGQGIANAVGFAMAERFLAARYNRPEHEIIDHMTYALVGDGDLMEGISYEAMSFAGHQKLGKLVVLYDSNDISLDGPTDMAFTENIKLRAEAAGWHYLRVENGDDDLDAIARAIAAAKNDPRPSLLEIRTTIGYGSPGRQGTSKAHGSPLGAEETALAKRFYQWNGQETHFVPAEVTAHFQSIAKRGAEAQVAWEARLAAYEKANPELAAELKLTLSGKLPANWDADLPTYAADASGYATRQISGAALNVIAKRVPTLFGGSADLAGSNETTMKAESVYSAANPAGRNVWFGVREHAMGAILNGLALHGGIHPYGGTFLVFSDYLRPSIRLAALMKLPVIYVFTHDSIGVGEDGPTHQPIEQIAALRLIPNLLLIRPADANETVAAWHYAMAHRDRPVALALTRQKLPVYAGSDQRARDGVARGAYILKNETATLQVLLIASGSEVALAMDAQKTLEAEGIGARVVSIPCPQLFLEQNASYQEEVLPSAIRARVVIEMAHPAGLASFKKDHGVSIGIDHFGASAPAAVLMEKFGFTAEHVVSAAKTSLQEATRA, encoded by the coding sequence ATGTCAGCATCGAGCATCGATGCGCTTTCCATAAACACCATACGAACCCTTTCCATCGATAGCGTGGAAAAAGCAAACAGCGGCCACCCTGGTCTGCCCATGGGCTCCGCGCCGATGGCCTATGTGTTGTGGACGCAGTTTCTAAAGCACAACCCCGCAGACGCGGCGTGGCCCAATCGCGACAGGTTCGTGCTCTCGGCAGGCCACGGCTCCATGCTTCTCTATAGCTTGCTTCATTTATTTGGCTATGGGCTCACGCGTGAAGACCTGATGCAGTTCCGGCAGTGGGGCAGCAAGACGCCTGGCCACCCGGAATTCGGTCACACGCGCGGCGTCGAAACGACAACCGGACCGCTTGGGCAAGGCATCGCAAATGCCGTCGGCTTTGCGATGGCAGAGCGCTTTCTCGCAGCCCGCTACAATCGCCCTGAACACGAGATCATCGATCACATGACTTACGCACTCGTCGGCGACGGCGACCTCATGGAGGGCATCTCCTACGAAGCCATGTCGTTTGCCGGGCATCAGAAACTCGGCAAACTGGTCGTGCTCTACGATTCCAACGACATTTCTCTTGACGGACCAACCGACATGGCGTTCACCGAAAACATAAAACTCCGCGCCGAAGCCGCAGGCTGGCACTACCTCCGCGTGGAAAACGGCGATGACGATCTCGACGCCATCGCGCGCGCCATCGCGGCGGCCAAAAACGATCCTCGTCCTTCCCTGCTCGAGATCCGTACAACAATTGGCTACGGCAGCCCAGGTCGCCAGGGCACCTCCAAAGCGCACGGCAGCCCGCTTGGCGCGGAAGAAACAGCCCTCGCCAAAAGATTTTATCAGTGGAACGGGCAAGAGACGCATTTTGTGCCAGCCGAAGTGACCGCGCATTTTCAATCCATCGCAAAGCGCGGCGCAGAGGCGCAGGTCGCGTGGGAGGCACGCCTTGCCGCATACGAAAAGGCCAACCCCGAACTCGCGGCTGAATTAAAACTCACATTGTCAGGCAAACTTCCCGCCAACTGGGACGCCGACCTGCCCACGTACGCCGCGGATGCGAGCGGTTATGCGACACGCCAGATTTCTGGCGCCGCGCTAAACGTCATCGCAAAGCGCGTTCCCACACTTTTTGGCGGTTCGGCGGATCTTGCCGGATCGAACGAGACGACGATGAAAGCCGAGTCTGTGTACAGCGCCGCGAACCCCGCCGGGCGAAACGTCTGGTTTGGCGTGCGTGAGCACGCGATGGGCGCGATTCTAAACGGCCTCGCACTGCACGGCGGAATCCATCCCTACGGCGGGACATTCCTCGTGTTTTCTGACTACTTGCGCCCGTCGATCCGACTCGCCGCACTGATGAAACTGCCCGTCATCTACGTCTTTACGCACGACAGCATCGGTGTTGGCGAGGATGGACCGACACACCAGCCCATCGAACAGATCGCAGCGCTTCGGCTCATCCCAAACCTCTTGCTAATCCGCCCCGCAGACGCCAACGAAACAGTCGCCGCGTGGCATTATGCCATGGCGCACCGCGATCGACCGGTCGCGCTCGCGCTCACGCGACAAAAACTGCCAGTTTACGCCGGTTCTGATCAACGCGCGCGAGACGGTGTCGCACGCGGCGCCTACATCCTCAAAAATGAGACAGCGACACTACAGGTCCTTCTCATCGCGAGTGGCTCCGAGGTCGCGCTTGCGATGGACGCGCAGAAAACGCTTGAGGCAGAAGGCATCGGGGCGCGCGTCGTCAGCATTCCTTGCCCGCAACTCTTTCTCGAACAGAACGCCTCCTACCAGGAAGAGGTACTTCCTTCTGCAATCCGCGCGCGCGTCGTCATCGAGATGGCCCATCCCGCCGGACTCGCATCCTTTAAAAAGGATCACGGTGTCTCCATCGGCATCGACCACTTTGGCGCCTCCGCCCCGGCTGCGGTGCTCATGGAGAAGTTCGGTTTTACGGCAGAACACGTCGTTTCGGCTGCGAAAACATCTTTACAGGAGGCGACCCGCGCGTGA
- the tal gene encoding transaldolase produces MTTLHELHKLGQSAWLDYIRSDLFTTGEMSALLERGVRGMTSNPTIFEQAIGHSDLYRAKISALASRGKSAQEIYDALVFADIKAAAQSLLPLYEATDGEDGYVSLEVPPAFCDNHNQTEAEAHRLVQLLNLPNLMIKVPATPEGLVAFENLTADGVSVNVTLMFTLSDYEDVANAYLCGLSRRLKNGQALRTVSSVASVFVSRIDAAVESLKGDALPDLLKGSVAIANAQRIYQSFQEIFEGDAFAELRANSARPQRPLFASTGTKNAAYRDVLYVETLIGPHTVNTMPPATLRAFLDHGVVKRTLDENPAHTKEILDACASASIDLDAIGRDLKKKGLDAFTKSFDSLMETIETARTSSLS; encoded by the coding sequence GTGACGACACTGCACGAGCTTCACAAGCTGGGACAGAGCGCATGGCTTGACTACATTCGATCAGACTTGTTTACAACAGGTGAAATGAGCGCACTGCTTGAGCGCGGCGTGCGCGGGATGACGTCAAATCCCACGATCTTCGAGCAGGCGATCGGCCACAGCGACCTCTACCGCGCTAAAATAAGCGCATTGGCAAGCCGCGGAAAGAGTGCGCAAGAGATCTATGACGCGCTTGTCTTTGCTGACATCAAGGCGGCGGCGCAAAGCCTGCTCCCGCTCTACGAAGCGACCGATGGTGAGGATGGCTATGTCAGCCTGGAAGTTCCGCCCGCATTTTGTGACAATCACAACCAAACAGAGGCAGAGGCACATCGCCTTGTGCAACTGTTGAACCTTCCGAATCTCATGATCAAGGTCCCAGCGACGCCAGAAGGGCTTGTCGCGTTTGAGAACCTGACCGCAGACGGCGTCTCGGTCAACGTGACGCTGATGTTTACACTAAGCGACTATGAGGATGTCGCAAACGCGTACCTGTGCGGACTTTCGCGCAGACTCAAAAACGGCCAGGCGCTGCGCACTGTTTCATCCGTCGCCAGCGTTTTTGTCAGCCGCATCGACGCGGCAGTCGAGAGCCTCAAGGGCGATGCCCTGCCGGACTTGCTCAAAGGGAGCGTCGCCATCGCTAACGCGCAGCGCATCTACCAATCGTTTCAGGAAATCTTTGAGGGCGATGCATTTGCAGAACTACGCGCCAACAGCGCGCGACCTCAACGGCCGCTCTTTGCATCGACAGGCACAAAAAATGCCGCTTATCGGGACGTTCTCTACGTCGAAACGCTGATCGGGCCGCACACCGTGAACACGATGCCGCCTGCCACCCTGCGCGCATTTCTCGATCACGGTGTCGTCAAGCGAACGCTGGATGAAAACCCCGCACATACGAAAGAGATTCTCGACGCGTGTGCCAGTGCCTCGATCGATCTTGACGCGATCGGTCGCGATCTCAAGAAAAAAGGGCTTGATGCGTTTACTAAGTCTTTTGACTCTCTTATGGAGACCATCGAGACAGCGCGCACCTCATCCCTCTCTTGA
- a CDS encoding purine-cytosine permease family protein produces MSTLTSEYYGDEVLHVEPHGIEPISQNERHGKPRSLFTLWFSANLEFATLTVGVLSVGLFGMSLSQAFWAIAVGTVLGAVVVGLLTTFGYRWGVPQLIQSRGAFGFYGNFLPSIINFAAGVGWYAVNTVLGVYALQWLLPIGFVPNLLIMIVLQAAVSIYGHNMIHWIEKVSALILAAVFLIVTFYAFGHINLNIAENVKAPLFSGTAGSFILSVGASLSYIMGWMTYSSDYSRYLPKGTKRSSAFWAAFLGNTIPCIWLELLGAALASVKSIAVPTDLVSGLMPHALVVITMFAIILGTITANVLNIYSGSLSLLAIDTQWLKAIAPKRWIVTLFIGVLGGILSYIGGRSGYYTNYSNFLYVLSYWVSPWVAVILMDYFLYRRGDDNVSSFYSKQRALGAGLWAFILGFLASVPFFNQAMYVGFIAAKYPHIGDISYYVSFVVAAILYGLFSAIGRSTAKAGASVA; encoded by the coding sequence ATGTCGACATTGACGTCAGAGTATTACGGTGACGAGGTTCTTCATGTTGAACCGCATGGGATTGAACCAATTTCGCAAAATGAGCGTCACGGAAAACCGCGCAGCCTGTTTACGCTTTGGTTCAGTGCGAACCTGGAGTTTGCGACACTCACCGTCGGGGTGCTATCGGTCGGGTTGTTCGGAATGAGTCTCTCTCAGGCGTTTTGGGCTATAGCGGTCGGTACAGTGCTCGGCGCAGTCGTTGTGGGTCTCTTGACGACATTTGGATACCGTTGGGGTGTTCCACAGTTGATTCAGTCGCGCGGCGCGTTTGGGTTTTACGGCAATTTTCTCCCATCCATTATCAACTTTGCCGCAGGTGTCGGCTGGTATGCTGTGAATACCGTGCTTGGCGTTTACGCCTTGCAGTGGCTTTTGCCGATTGGCTTTGTGCCAAACCTTCTGATTATGATTGTGCTTCAGGCGGCAGTCAGCATCTATGGCCATAACATGATCCATTGGATTGAAAAAGTATCCGCACTTATTCTTGCCGCAGTTTTCTTAATCGTAACGTTCTATGCTTTCGGTCATATCAACCTTAACATTGCAGAAAATGTGAAAGCGCCATTGTTCAGTGGCACAGCTGGTTCCTTTATTCTATCGGTCGGCGCGTCACTCTCTTATATCATGGGGTGGATGACGTACTCTTCTGACTATAGCCGCTACTTGCCAAAAGGGACGAAAAGATCGAGCGCATTTTGGGCCGCATTTCTTGGAAACACCATTCCTTGCATTTGGCTTGAACTTCTCGGGGCGGCACTCGCCTCTGTGAAAAGTATCGCAGTTCCGACTGACTTGGTCTCAGGACTCATGCCGCACGCCCTTGTCGTGATCACGATGTTCGCGATCATTCTTGGGACCATTACAGCGAACGTGCTCAACATCTACTCGGGTTCTCTGTCACTACTCGCCATTGACACGCAGTGGCTAAAAGCGATTGCGCCTAAACGCTGGATTGTCACACTCTTTATTGGCGTGCTCGGGGGAATTCTTTCCTATATCGGTGGCCGCAGCGGATACTACACGAACTATAGCAACTTCCTCTACGTCCTATCCTATTGGGTCAGCCCGTGGGTCGCGGTCATCCTCATGGATTATTTTCTTTATCGCCGCGGCGATGACAACGTGTCGTCTTTTTACTCGAAGCAGCGGGCGCTTGGTGCGGGGCTCTGGGCATTTATCCTTGGGTTTCTCGCTTCTGTCCCATTTTTCAATCAGGCGATGTATGTAGGTTTTATCGCCGCCAAGTATCCGCATATCGGTGACATCTCTTATTATGTAAGCTTCGTGGTGGCCGCGATCCTCTACGGTCTTTTCTCGGCGATTGGCCGCTCCACCGCAAAAGCGGGTGCATCGGTCGCGTAG
- a CDS encoding FTR1 family iron permease, with product MLGSFLIFFREAFEASMICSIMFAYLRQINRRDRFRDVLIGVFAAIILSIGVGIAIFLTIHDYAGTALQTKIESFTYLIAALILTYMTFWMKKQSRFLKRDIEQKMSAAFQHGMMWSISLVAFITVGREGIETVVFMIAIAFQTKPILLISGATLGLFAGLSLSYLIYVAGRRINMRHFFTTMGTLLMLFGAGLLSNAVEDWQQLGWIPLGVHPLWNTSSWINENSTFGDILHSFFGYAANPSALQVAIYLVYLAVMVYAYLRKGSSKSKLTVTPS from the coding sequence GTGCTAGGATCATTCTTGATTTTTTTTCGCGAAGCATTTGAGGCGTCCATGATTTGTTCGATCATGTTCGCCTACTTGCGCCAAATCAACCGGCGTGATCGCTTCCGCGACGTCCTGATTGGAGTCTTTGCGGCAATCATCCTATCTATAGGTGTTGGCATCGCCATTTTTCTCACGATTCACGATTATGCCGGGACAGCGCTTCAGACGAAAATCGAGAGCTTCACCTATCTCATTGCCGCATTGATTCTCACGTACATGACGTTTTGGATGAAAAAACAGAGCCGTTTTCTAAAGCGGGACATTGAGCAAAAAATGTCCGCCGCCTTTCAGCATGGCATGATGTGGTCTATCTCACTCGTCGCATTCATCACCGTGGGGCGAGAAGGGATTGAAACGGTTGTCTTTATGATTGCCATCGCGTTTCAAACCAAACCAATCCTGCTCATAAGCGGGGCAACGCTTGGACTTTTCGCGGGCCTCTCTCTTAGCTATCTCATTTATGTGGCAGGGCGAAGAATCAACATGCGTCACTTTTTTACAACCATGGGCACTCTGCTCATGCTGTTTGGCGCAGGACTCCTGTCAAATGCCGTTGAGGATTGGCAGCAGTTGGGGTGGATCCCCCTTGGCGTTCACCCACTGTGGAACACCTCGTCCTGGATCAATGAAAACTCGACGTTTGGAGATATCCTGCACTCCTTTTTTGGTTACGCCGCCAATCCTTCCGCGCTTCAGGTTGCCATCTATCTCGTCTACTTGGCAGTGATGGTTTATGCCTACCTGCGCAAAGGATCAAGTAAATCCAAGTTGACAGTCACACCTTCCTAA
- a CDS encoding DUF1540 domain-containing protein, giving the protein MPSAIRCVVDECVYNEKLHCTAASILVKKIGNGIVGTERGTCCDTFSYRSPDHKPDHS; this is encoded by the coding sequence GTGCCAAGCGCAATCCGATGTGTAGTCGATGAGTGTGTTTACAATGAAAAGCTTCATTGTACGGCAGCGTCGATTCTCGTCAAAAAAATTGGCAATGGAATCGTGGGCACAGAGCGCGGAACGTGTTGTGACACCTTCTCGTATCGGTCCCCAGATCACAAGCCGGACCATTCCTGA
- the pstA gene encoding phosphate ABC transporter permease PstA — translation MSLNLGTDGGSPAQASLSVRGYSRKFASRMAWTLSIVALLFVVMVVLDILISVVRQGAGGISLSLFTTQTSGITGGLQNAILGTLDLIFFSTLFAGPVGILGGIYLAVFASDRVARVFRFVAEVLAGIPSIVIGYFGYTMMVQTFGWGFSVLAGSISLSILTLPYIVRMTEASIRQVPKSYYEGALALGLTPFSALRTVVMRPATPGIVTGLLLAVSIGLGETAPLIYTAGWSNFNPTLHLTKNPIGYLTYVVWTYLNEPYASAHQLAYTAALLLIFLVVILHILARLLQPKVKG, via the coding sequence GTGTCATTGAATCTAGGAACAGACGGGGGATCGCCCGCACAGGCGTCGCTATCGGTGCGCGGTTACTCTCGAAAATTTGCGTCCAGAATGGCGTGGACGCTGTCGATTGTCGCCTTGCTCTTTGTCGTGATGGTCGTTCTCGATATTTTGATCTCTGTGGTGCGACAAGGCGCGGGGGGAATTTCCCTCTCCCTTTTCACGACGCAAACGTCGGGGATTACGGGAGGGCTGCAAAACGCGATTTTGGGGACACTTGACCTCATTTTTTTTAGCACGCTGTTTGCAGGTCCTGTGGGCATCTTGGGCGGCATCTATCTTGCGGTATTCGCGTCGGATCGCGTCGCGCGCGTTTTTCGCTTTGTCGCGGAAGTGCTTGCGGGAATTCCGTCGATCGTCATTGGCTACTTTGGCTATACGATGATGGTGCAGACGTTTGGCTGGGGCTTTTCAGTTCTCGCCGGCTCGATCAGTCTGTCCATTCTGACACTTCCTTATATCGTGCGGATGACAGAGGCGAGCATACGTCAGGTTCCAAAGAGTTACTACGAAGGCGCTCTGGCGCTTGGACTCACACCCTTTTCAGCGCTGCGAACCGTAGTGATGCGCCCCGCGACACCAGGTATTGTGACAGGCCTGCTTCTTGCCGTCTCGATCGGGCTCGGAGAAACGGCGCCGCTCATCTACACGGCCGGCTGGTCGAATTTTAACCCGACCCTCCACTTGACGAAGAACCCGATCGGATATTTGACGTATGTCGTGTGGACGTATTTGAATGAACCGTATGCATCCGCGCATCAATTGGCGTACACGGCAGCTTTATTGCTGATCTTCCTCGTGGTCATTCTTCACATTCTCGCGCGTTTGCTGCAACCGAAAGTAAAAGGCTAA
- the pstC gene encoding phosphate ABC transporter permease subunit PstC, whose protein sequence is MKRERFLSPIFRVTTGVMASSPFLILLFILIVLIHDAIPAIRYQGFSFFTGITWNMGNMYANNPIVHNGVQAAPGASFGILPFIVGTLGSSLIALLIGVPFALMTAFALVYKVPKPIQRVLSPLLELLAGIPSVVYGLWGVETLSPFIEFKLGPLLTRLGHTMPFLAGPVGTGFGLLTSGLVLAIMIVPIITATARDLLMQVPALSLEGAHALGLTSFESVRFVAYPFVKRGIFGAIVLGLGRALGETMAVLMVSGDAANYLPYNLYSPISTMASTIAALLDSALTDFTSMSVHALAFIALTLLVITVITNLVARLLVSMGRQNVHVEM, encoded by the coding sequence GTGAAACGGGAGCGTTTTTTATCTCCTATCTTCCGGGTGACTACTGGCGTTATGGCCAGTAGTCCCTTCCTTATTCTCTTGTTCATTCTTATCGTATTGATTCACGATGCGATACCGGCGATTCGTTATCAGGGTTTTTCCTTTTTTACGGGCATCACATGGAACATGGGCAACATGTACGCGAATAACCCGATTGTGCATAATGGCGTGCAGGCGGCGCCAGGCGCGAGTTTTGGCATTCTTCCATTTATTGTGGGGACGCTTGGCTCATCCCTGATTGCCTTGCTCATCGGCGTTCCCTTCGCGCTGATGACCGCGTTCGCCTTGGTTTACAAAGTGCCGAAGCCGATTCAACGGGTTCTCTCGCCATTGCTCGAACTTCTGGCGGGTATCCCGAGTGTGGTATACGGTCTGTGGGGTGTCGAAACGCTCTCTCCCTTCATCGAATTCAAACTTGGTCCGCTCTTGACGCGACTCGGACACACAATGCCTTTTTTGGCGGGGCCTGTGGGAACGGGCTTTGGTCTTTTGACGAGTGGGCTCGTGCTTGCGATTATGATTGTCCCTATCATCACAGCGACGGCGCGCGACTTGCTGATGCAGGTTCCGGCTCTCTCGCTCGAAGGTGCGCACGCGCTCGGGCTCACCAGCTTTGAATCCGTTCGCTTTGTAGCCTATCCGTTTGTAAAACGGGGGATTTTTGGGGCGATCGTGCTCGGTCTTGGCAGAGCGCTCGGCGAGACGATGGCCGTGTTGATGGTGAGCGGCGATGCGGCCAACTATCTTCCCTACAATTTATACAGCCCAATCTCGACCATGGCCTCAACGATCGCGGCGCTTTTGGACAGTGCATTGACAGATTTTACGTCGATGTCGGTTCACGCCTTGGCATTTATTGCTCTTACGCTTCTCGTCATTACAGTCATTACCAATCTGGTTGCACGGCTGCTCGTATCGATGGGACGTCAAAATGTGCATGTGGAGATGTGA